The following are encoded in a window of Apteryx mantelli isolate bAptMan1 chromosome 17, bAptMan1.hap1, whole genome shotgun sequence genomic DNA:
- the INPP5J gene encoding LOW QUALITY PROTEIN: phosphatidylinositol 4,5-bisphosphate 5-phosphatase A (The sequence of the model RefSeq protein was modified relative to this genomic sequence to represent the inferred CDS: deleted 1 base in 1 codon), translated as MPPNDVTSLLHLNTGATNDADMIAIGLQEVNSKLNKRLKDALFTDQWSELFMDVLSPFHFVLVSTVRMQGLFLLLFAKYYHLPFLQDIQTDCTRTGLGGCWGNKGGVSIRLSIFGHMVCFLNCHLPAHLEKAEQRKQDFATILHMQQFEGHAASGILDHDLVFWFGDLNFRIESLDIRFVKYAIDSNILSQLWEKDQLNIAKNTWPVLSGFQEGPLNFPPTFKFDVGTNNYDSSVKKRKPAWTDRILWKIKSPSAGPGVAGCQPGRRGLSVSQLCYCSHMEYTVSDHKPVAAVFAVQFASKADNPPVEIYVADEWSRPEQAVVRYKTAADFHRSSWDWIGLYQVGFRHPKDYVSYVWARSDDEDCCMEKQMCVQVVFSEEALPKGRGEYILGYYSNNSSSIAGMTEPFQISLSRSEEGSEEEDDSTLVLLASKSRSPSPGKMKQHRSRSPTLAKFQGLILRPSSRERGTSRSPSPQSRRGLAGHIPAIHLPKQEPGCCGAKAKEAGQAAECQESTLGSFYPTAREQCGLWHVSADNFLARADPRNLGLLPALRLETIDQATGHRRESVDQGYPCRKMSPTSPPGTHAAPPQGRRTRPWELDSHSCATGHGRSSPQPSSRVLAVCFPLPLSC; from the exons ATGCCCCCGAACGATGTGACATCCCTGCTTCATCTCAACACGGGCGCAACGAATGATGCAGACATGATCGCCATTGG GCTGCAAGAGGTCAACTCCAAGTTAAACAAGCGCCTGAAGGATGCCCTCTTCACAGATCAGTGGAGCGAGCTCTTCATGGATGTTCTGAGCCCCTTCCACTTTGTCCTG GTCAGCACGGTGCGAATGCAAGGCTTGTTCCTGCTGCTATTTGCCAAGTACTaccacctccccttcctgcaGGACATCCAAACAGATTGTACCAGGACAGGGCTGGGCGGCTGCTGG GGCAACAAGGGTGGGGTGAGCATCCGGCTCTCCATCTTCGGCCACATGGTCTGCTTCCTGAACTGCCACCTGCCAGCGCACCTGGAGAAGGCAGAGCAGCGCAAGCAGGACTTCGCCACTATACTGCACATGCAGCAGTTCGAGGGGCATGCAGCCAGCGGCATCCTGGACCATGA ccttGTGTTCTGGTTTGGGGACCTCAACTTCCGCATCGAGAGCCTTGACATCCGCTTTGTGAAATACGCCATTGACAGCAACATCCTAAGTCAGCTCTGGGAGAAGGACCAG CTAAACATTGCCAAGAACACCTGGCCTGTCCTGAGTGGCTTTCAGGAGGGACCTCTGAACTTCCCACCCACATTCAAGTTTGATGTGGGCACCAACAACTATGACAGCAG TGTCAAGAAGCGAAAACCGGCCTGGACTGACCGCATCCTCTGGAAGATCAAGTCTCCCAGTGCTGGCCCTGGTGTGGCTGGGTGCCAGCCCGGCCGGCGTGGCCTGTCGGTGAGCCAGCTCTGCTACTGCAGCCACATGGAGTACACCGTGAGTGACCACAAGCCTGTGGCTGCCGTCTTTGCAGTGCAG TTCGCTTCCAAGGCGGACAACCCCCCAGTTGAGATTTACGTGGCTGATGAGTGGAGCAGGCCTGAGCAAGCGGTTGTCAGGTACAAGACGGCTGCTGACTTCCACCGGAGCTCCTGGGACTGGATAGGCCTCTACCAG gTGGGTTTTCGGCATCCCAAAGACTATGTGTCCTATGTCTGGGCCAGGAGTGATGATGAAGACTGCTGCATGGAGAAGCAAATGTGTGTGCAG GTGGTGTTCTCAGAGGAGGCGCTGCCCAAGGGGAGAGGCGAGTACATCCTCGGATACTACAGCAACAACTCCAGCAGCATCGCTGGCATGACGGAGCCCTTCCAG ATCTCCCTGTCCAGGTCAGAGGAGGGCTCTGAAGAGGAGGATGACAGCACACTGGTCCTGCTGGCCTCCAAATCCCGCAGTCCCAGCCCGGGCAAGATGAAACAGCACCGGAGCCGAAGCCCTACCTTGGCCAAGTTCCAGGGCCTCATCCTACGGCCATCgagccgggagcggggcaccAGCCGCAGCCCCTCACCCCAGAGCCGCCGGGGCCTCGCAGGGCACATCCCTGCCATCCACCTGCCCAAGCAGGAGCCAGGGTGCTGTGGGGCGAAAGCCAAGGAAGCAGGGCAGGCAGCCGAGTGCCAGGAGAGCACCTTGGGCTCCTTCTACCCGACTGCACGGGAGCAGTGTGGCCTATGGCATGTCTCTGCTGACAACTTCCTGGCCAGGGCTGACCCCAGGAACCTGGGCCTGCTGCCTGCGCTCCGTTTGGAGACAATTGACCAGGCCACAGGCCATCGGAGAGAGAGTGTGGACCAAGGTTACCCCTGCAGGAAGATgagccccaccagc ccaccgGGGACCCATGCAGCACCTCCGCAAGGGAGGAGGACCAGGCCCTGGGAGCTGGACAGCCATAGCTGCGCCACAGGACATGgacgcagcagcccccagccttcaTCTAGGGTGCTTGCTGTGTGCTTTCCTCTACCACTTTCCTGCTGA
- the PLA2G3 gene encoding group 3 secretory phospholipase A2 produces MWARAALLCAAAALLLCAAAPGACAWPGGGGGGGGALCPRRVAGPGGTRYLAFLSRGPGPPALVESTWAGRGSLRACWARRDPRLARAFRAACARRPPAAPGAALRRDLAALWRRRAACRDPGGPGLGLGFGRRRRRRGWTVPGTLWCGAGDSAGSPGELGLFRGPDRCCREHDRCEAQIAALEFNYGIRNYRLHTVSHCDCDGRFRRCLLDLNDTISNIIGITFFNLLEVPCFVLEQSEECVQWHWWGGCERYGVVPLARMVQQNQYYYGLPMEEPGNPTMRSPRKGRRKSSRLGRKRLRQRLGQNPKLRQTQSPGQNQRLVTVQQPWGPGTLPPASTREEAEPTTRYLTAPWQLEPGPSTAMTMLEQDSAGGRQILGAAQQGGGGSAHPACMAHHEEDSIRSSPAAELHRATPVPPLDQRRQQGRMCRCYKRLDKCEHQIAPHEVKYELHNIDTRTLFHCNCTRRLARFLRRVRGLNDVEEAVLAERIAMDCFILEPLADCGLGKEPQDNCITVTQAVLVPAWHLRNTLRHWGPLHVTSKVKHQDQKIQDSGGTLYERCLQLFLEQKWGVQHHMAPR; encoded by the exons ATGTGGGCGCGCGCGGCGCTgctctgcgcggcggcggcgctgctgctctgcgcggcggcgccgggcgcctgcgcctggcccggcggcggcggcggcggcggcggcgcgctgtGCCCCCGGCGGGTGGCCGGCCCGGGCGGCACCCGCTACCTGGCCTTCCTCAGCCGCGGGCCCGGGCCGCCGGCGCTCGTCGAGAGCACCTGGGCCGGGCGCGGCAGCCTGCGCGCCTGCTGGGCGCGGCGCGACCCGCGCCTGGCGCGCGCCTTCCGCGCCGCctgcgcgcgccgcccgcccgccgcccccggcgccgcgctgcggcGGGACCTGGCCGCGCtgtggcggcgccgcgccgcctgccGCGACCCGGGCGGacccgggctcgggctcgggttcgggcggcgccgccgccgccgcggctggaCGGTGCCGGGCACGCTGTGGTGCGGCGCCGGCGACTCGGCGGGGAGCCCCGGCGAGCTGG GTCTCTTCCGCGGCCCCGACCGGTGCTGCCGCGAGCACGACCGGTGCGAGGCGCAGATCGCGGCGCTGGAGTTCAACTACGGCATCCGCAACTACCGGCTGCACACCGTGTCCCACTGCGACTGCGACGGCAG GTTCCGGCGGTGCCTGCTGGACCTCAACGACACCATCTCCAACATCATCGGCATCACTTTCTTCAACTTGCTGGAGGTGCCGTGCTTTGTGCTGGAGCAGAGCGAGGAGTGCGTGCAGTGGCACTGGTGGGGAGG GTGTGAGCGTTACGGTGTAGTGCCCCTGGCCAGGATGGTGCAGCAGAATCAGTACTACTATGGCCTGCCAATGGAGGAGCCAGGCAACCCCACCATGCGGTCCCCGCGCAAGGGAAGACGGAAGTCCTCTAGGCTTGGTCGGAAGCGGCTACGACAGAGACTGGGACAAAATCCCAAGCTCCGCCAGACACAGAGCCCTGGGCAGAATCAGAGACTTGTGACGGTCCAGCAGCCATGGGGCCCAGGTACCTTGCCCCCTGCATCTACTAGGGAGGAGGCTGAGCCCACAACCAGGTACCTGACAGCTCCATGGCAGCTGGAGCCAGGGCCTTCAACAGCAATGACCATGTTGGAGCAGGACTCTGCTGGAGGAAGGCAGATACTTGGAGCAGCACAGCAAGGGGGTGGGGGTTCAGCACACCCTGCCTGCATGGCCCACCATGAAGAAGACAGCATCagatccagcccagctgcagagctgcacagagcAACCCCTGTGCCTCCCCTGGATCagcgcaggcagcagg GTCGGATGTGCAGGTGCTACAAGCGCCTGGATAAGTGTGAGCACCAGATTGCACCCCATGAGGTTAAGTATGAGCTGCATAACATAGACACCCGGACCCTGTTCCACTGCAATTGCACTCGCAG ACTGGCACGGTTCCTGCGCAGGGTGAGGGGCCTCAACGATGTGGAGGAGGCGGTACTGGCTGAGCGCATTGCCATGGACTGCTTCATACTGGAGCCGCTGGCTGACTGTGGCCTGGGCAAGGAGCCACAGGACAA CTGTATTACAGTGACCCAGGCTGTGCTAGTACCTGCTTGGCATCTCAGAAACACCTTGAGGCACTGGGGTCCTCTGCATGTGACCTCCAAGGTCAAGCATCAAGACCAGAAGATCCAGGACAGTGGTGGCACACTCTATGAGAGATGCTTGCAACTGTTCTTGGAGCAGAAATGGGGAGTTCAGCACCACATGGCACCCCGCTGA